GAGGCTATAGACTAGTCTAAGGCATGGTCATGCCAAGGAAGAATATGCCCTGACCTTATTGGAAGGGGACTCTATGTGTAAAAGATTAAATAGTGgtaaagagaggagaaagggggAAAATGAGACTCtgatgaagagagaaaagaagcagGATCAGAATGAAGATAAAGTCAGGATTAGGAATATAATGAACTTAAAGGGAGATTTGGGAGTCAGCCCACACAGTTGTAGATGAAATCTAGCATTCTAACTGTCTTCCCTCAGCTCCAGATGCTGCAGAGTCATGGAAAACCAATCCAGCATTTCTGAATTTTTCCTCCGAGGAATATCAGCGTCTCCAGAGCAACAGCAGTCCCTCTTCGGAATTTTCCTGTGTATGTATCTTGTCACCTTGACTGGGAACCTGCTCATCATCCTGGCCATTGGCTCTGACCTGcacctccacacccccatgtactttTTCTTGGCCAACCTGTCTTTTGTTGACATGGGTTTAATGTCCTCCACAGTTACCAAGATGCTGGTGAATATACAGACTCGGCATCACACCATCTCCTATACGGGTTGCCTCAcgcaaatgtatttctttctgatgtttggtGATCTAGACAGCTTCTTCCTGGCTGCCATGGCGTATGACCGCTATGTGGCCATTTGCCGCCCCCTCTGCTACTCCACAGTCATGAGGCCCCAAGTCTGTGCCCTAATGCTTGCATTGTGCTGGGTCCTCACCAATATCATTGCCCTGACTCACACGTTCCTCATGGCTCGGTTGTCCTTCTGTGTGACTGGGGAAATTGCTCACTTTTTCTGTGACATCACTCCTGTCCTGAAGCTGTCATGTTCTGACACCCACATCAACGAGATGATGGTTTTTGTCTTGGGAGGCACCGTACTCATCGTCCCCTTTTTATGCATTGTCACCTCCTACATCCACATTGTGCCAGCTATCCTGAGGGTCCGAACCCGTGGTGGGGTGGGCAAGGCCTTTTCCACCTGCAGTTCCCACCTCTGCGTTGTTTGTGTGTTCTATGGGACGCTCTTCAGTGCCTACCTGTGTCCTCCCTCCATTGCCTCTGAAGAGAAGGACATTGCAGCAGCTGCAATGTACACCATAGTGACTCCCATGTTGAACCCCTTTATCTATAGCCTAAGGAACAAGGACATGAAGGGGGCCCTAAAGAGGCTCTTCAGTCACAGGAGTATTGTTTCCTCTTAGATGTGATGACAGCAACATTTAATGAAAAGACATAGGCTTGGAGTCAGACAAACGGGCTTCATTTTGGGGTCTACCACACACTAGCCATAAGATTGTAGTCcggttacttagcctctctgagccttggttttctcatttataaaatggagataacagttTCTATCTAATAACGTAACTTGGAGGATTAACTGAAATAAACTACGAAATGCATCCAGTATAGTAGTGAAtaatagtaggtgttcaataagggatagctattattatttattactattattattcttcATTCCTCCCCCAACTCAGAAGTCAAAAAATCTTTTCTCTGAGatatatttgttcaataaatatttactatctatgGTGTGTTGGAAGTTATTGTAAGTGCTAGGGTTATGACACTGagcaagacaaagtccctgccTTCATGACGCTTTCATTCTAGGTTATTAATTTGTCGATCATTAAAATTTTGGGGGCACTTGTTTTGTTTGTGGCATTAAGTGGGGAgtaagacaaaagaaataaagatggagGCTGCATTCCACGTGCTGCAGAATAGCTAAAGAGATCCCCATCAAAAGGTTCAAATTCAATGTTTAGGTTTCCATGCGGGTTGCCCACCCCATGGTTGGCTAATGTTTCACTAGGAAGGGGGTTAAAGCTCCTTGTGCTCCCTCTGCCCCATGCTGGTCAGAAACGTGCAATGCCACCATCCTTTTAGTGACTATTAGATGAGAGGAACATGGAAATCCTCTCTCCTTATTTGACTGCAGGTTTGCGTCCACATCTAAAAGGGGCACCAGCAGCTTAAATTAGTTGCAGAGATGGAAAAAATGATGTTTGAAGGTAAATGGCATTCTATCTGTCTCCAAGAAtcttagaaatattaaaaatattattttaaatataagggCTATATAGTTTCGATTTCTTACATCTGGTATCACCAGGTGTCCACTGGCTACCTAAACTCCTTCCTCATTAAAGTTTGTTTCTCAGACCTAACctattctaaaatgttttatgaTTGCTGCACTTTTTCAATGAATACTTATGGAGCATCTTTCATGGAATCAAACTGTTCCAGGCTTCAGCTATTAGTAAGTACAAATGTGAATCATTTAGATGCCACATCTTAGTACGCGAGGATTCCATTTATTTCATGACCTGGAACTGGAAGTCTGTTCTTCTCTCTAGAACTCCTTTCCAGATGTTCCCTCAGAGAGTCCTTGAATGGGATGAGCAGGGCATCGTCATGTAACCAGAGCTGGAGATGGTTGCAAACTTGGAGTTCTCCTGCCCTCATCTCCTTAGTCTACAACTCTCCTTCCATTCTGTTGACATCTATCGCTCCACTGACCAAAGACCACTGACAGTCTCCTCCAAGCCATTGACCTCTAGCTTTCTTCTATCATTTGAACTGGCAATGGACTATCCTCCACTTCTCATGATCAGCTCTTTCAGAAGAGGGTCTCCTAGGAGAGCTCTAAGGCCCCTGATGACACAGCTAGTGGACATGaggaaggctgaggtgtgagatCACCAGATACAGCCTCACACTATATCTGAAACCTATGTCCACCCTGATACCCTAAATCTGCTGCTCAGATTCACCCAATCAACTTTACCTTCTTTACTCATGGTGGTTTCTCTATGTCGCCTTCTGGTTTCATTCACCATTCTGATCCTCAGGGACCCTCAATCCACTCACTGATAGTGCGGTAAATTTATGAATCCTGTTTGGGTATGGTTTAAGTTCTTTCTCACAGGCCCCAAGCAAACTAGAAGATGTGACTGGGTGTCCACTTCAGTTTACTTAATATAATTCTGTGGCCGTTAGGAGTTAGGTCAGCACTCAGCATACAAAGATTCATCAACGGACACTGTTGCCTATCACTGTTCAATAGTCTAACATTCCTCGATTCCAGCCAGCCAAGAGTTACCAATGTATTCAAAGTTCCAAACTCATTCCTCCTTTGATATACAGTCATACATTACTTAACTATgtggatatgttctgagaaatgtttcactgggcaattttgtcattgtgcaaacatcataaagtacacttacacaaacctagatgggatGGCCTACTATACAGCTAAGCTATATGGTATAACTaatgctcctaggctacaaacctgtacagcttGTTAATGTACTAAATGCTGTAGGTAACTGTAACACTATGGTAAGTATTTCTGTGATAGGATTTATTCAGTTCCATTATGAGCTTGAAACCACTGTGGCATATGGagtctgttgttgaccaaaacatcattatgagGCACATGACTATCTTATTACACCCATCCCCAAAACCTAAGCTCAAATTTCTATTCCTTTAAGGTCATCTATGTCAAAGAGAATTAATGTGATGTTAGCATTAAAATAATTCCCACTGACATACAGGTTACTTATAAATCTTTGCACCTTGGTAGGGTAATGAGCAGGGCGTGCTTTGAATCAGAGGTGGGGTAATGGAGAGAGGTAGCATGATAGAAAGCTTCCCGGTGCCCCTTGCCTATTTGGGGgttttgctttcttcttgctCAGAACCCATTTTTAAGAAGCAAATGGTCTTCAGATTGTTTCCTCACTTCCTTAAGACTGTTAAACCTAATCAAAATTATTTAAGGTGCCTAGTCTTCCATTTTGTTCTTAAATATCAGTCCACAGAACCATAAATCAAGAGCAATCCTTCATTCTATCACCTACTTCCCATCAATTACCAATACCGTCTAGTCTACCTTCAAGAGTATTCTCTTCTCTATCTATATGCCATTGTCTTCATCCAGGCACACATTATCTGTTACCTGAATGTACAATGACCTTCTAATTAAGCATCTTGATTCAAGGCACTCCGATCCATTGCCAAACCATCTCACACGTTGGTTACCCGAGTAATCTTTAGAAAACACAAACATAACCTTCCCTGAGATTAATCCCAattccaccccaccccagccaatGGTGCCTGTCACTTGCAAGGCAATGTCTAAACCTCTTAACAGGACAATCTACCCCCCTCACAATATAGTCTTTGTCTCCCTGTCTAGACTCACCTCTTGATGCTTCCTTGACTCATACACACCTATGTATAGCAACatcatttttcttacatttccCTGAACATACCATGCAAATTCAGTGCCCTGGCCCACTCTGTCCACTTTACCTAGACTCATTTGTTCCATTATGTATCAATCCTGAGCATCCTTCAACCCCCAACTGAAGAATTACTTCCCCTGTAAAGCTTTTGCTGATATCCAGGCAGCATTAACTATACGCCCTTGTGTTACTACCATGTAAGTATTTCATcgtctctaagcctcaattttcccAGCTGTAAAATATAGATAGTAACAGTGTATATATGTAgaattattatgaggattaaatgagataatacaggtACAGCTTTTAatacaatgcctgacacatagtagctATGCAAAATAAGCAC
This portion of the Pan troglodytes isolate AG18354 chromosome 11, NHGRI_mPanTro3-v2.0_pri, whole genome shotgun sequence genome encodes:
- the LOC112204402 gene encoding olfactory receptor 1N1, encoding MENQSSISEFFLRGISASPEQQQSLFGIFLCMYLVTLTGNLLIILAIGSDLHLHTPMYFFLANLSFVDMGLMSSTVTKMLVNIQTRHHTISYTGCLTQMYFFLMFGDLDSFFLAAMAYDRYVAICRPLCYSTVMRPQVCALMLALCWVLTNIIALTHTFLMARLSFCVTGEIAHFFCDITPVLKLSCSDTHINEMMVFVLGGTVLIVPFLCIVTSYIHIVPAILRVRTRGGVGKAFSTCSSHLCVVCVFYGTLFSAYLCPPSIASEEKDIAAAAMYTIVTPMLNPFIYSLRNKDMKGALKRLFSHRSIVSS